From the genome of Ectobacillus sp. JY-23, one region includes:
- a CDS encoding helix-turn-helix domain-containing protein: MTAKIDISNWESHGYACPVEATLDIIGGKWKSVILYHLSNQTLRFNELKRLIPDITQRMLTLQLRELERDGIVHREVYKEVPPKVEYWLTEFGQTLTPIIHLMLKWGVENTDKIIQHREQADV, encoded by the coding sequence ATGACAGCTAAAATTGATATTTCTAATTGGGAATCTCACGGATATGCATGCCCTGTTGAAGCAACGCTCGACATTATCGGTGGTAAATGGAAAAGTGTGATTCTATATCATTTATCAAATCAAACATTGCGCTTTAATGAGCTAAAACGGCTTATTCCTGATATTACGCAGCGGATGTTAACGTTGCAGCTACGGGAATTAGAAAGAGACGGCATTGTTCATCGTGAAGTATATAAGGAAGTCCCGCCGAAAGTAGAATATTGGCTAACAGAATTTGGCCAAACGCTTACACCTATTATTCACCTCATGTTGAAGTGGGGTGTTGAAAATACGGATAAGATTATTCAGCATCGAGAACAAGCTGACGTCTAA
- a CDS encoding phosphatase PAP2 family protein, with protein MMSKSIHTLYEIECYILKAINRHFDRKALNAYFNSITHLGGATLTISSVLILLLFFQGSIRDTAIIAAVSLTVSHLPVQICKKLYPRKRPYLRVHGTRYHTNPLQDHSFPSGHTTAIFSVIIPFIIYMPILSIFLLPIGLSVGISRIYLGLHYPSDVLVGLCLGTLTGMISSYLISF; from the coding sequence ATGATGTCCAAGTCTATCCATACCTTATATGAGATAGAATGTTACATTTTAAAAGCGATTAACCGTCATTTCGATCGAAAAGCGTTAAATGCCTACTTTAACAGTATTACTCATCTTGGCGGTGCAACACTTACCATCTCTTCTGTTCTTATTTTACTGCTTTTCTTTCAAGGTAGCATACGGGACACGGCCATAATTGCAGCTGTTTCTCTTACCGTCAGTCACCTCCCCGTGCAAATTTGTAAAAAACTCTATCCTCGAAAACGACCGTATTTGCGCGTGCACGGAACAAGATATCATACAAATCCATTACAAGATCATTCTTTTCCTTCCGGTCATACAACTGCCATTTTTTCTGTTATCATCCCTTTCATTATATATATGCCGATCCTTTCCATCTTTTTATTACCCATCGGCTTATCTGTTGGTATATCTCGTATCTATCTTGGTCTTCACTACCCATCTGATGTGCTCGTCGGCTTATGTCTAGGAACGCTTACAGGTATGATATCGTCTTATCTCATTTCGTTTTAA
- a CDS encoding YtzC family protein, producing MTDRYSLDQCIHEAEEAMKYGHEQLELGMRQEHYNDMEYSDAQLQLEQAVMALEKMMDNANAEQRERIDRTLAQMRHLQHQMITTPH from the coding sequence ATGACAGATCGATACTCATTAGACCAATGTATCCATGAGGCTGAAGAAGCCATGAAATATGGGCACGAGCAGTTAGAGCTTGGTATGAGACAAGAGCATTACAATGACATGGAGTATTCGGACGCGCAGCTTCAGCTTGAACAAGCAGTAATGGCGCTGGAAAAAATGATGGACAATGCCAACGCGGAGCAGCGTGAGCGCATCGACCGGACACTTGCGCAAATGCGTCATTTACAGCATCAAATGATTACAACACCACACTAA
- a CDS encoding glycogen biosynthesis protein GlgD, with product MAKRSDMNNPEQKTQNGHNQEFSNELDPVVQAKQKNRKKGQPQKSKQ from the coding sequence ATGGCAAAGCGTTCTGATATGAATAATCCTGAGCAAAAAACACAAAACGGTCACAACCAGGAATTCTCTAACGAATTAGATCCGGTTGTACAAGCAAAGCAAAAGAATCGTAAAAAAGGACAACCACAAAAATCCAAGCAATAA
- a CDS encoding VanZ family protein, translating into MKFSFRRVIHHMVVFFICVLTSFIIMEHYVDDAVSKMIPYASIAVFLLIRFIGASLLYFVYVCVYSVIRYRKIRLFKWFIVYFSLLYLLLLGFMLFAREPEAGNVKDNYIPFHTIDLYLNNNVAPIYIATNLLGNIILFIPVGAFLCYIVRNRHAASFLSLFTTIGIEMAQKYYTIGSFDVDDILLNFIGAWVGILCCNVSLKKRRRPK; encoded by the coding sequence ATGAAGTTTTCATTTCGTAGAGTAATACATCACATGGTGGTATTTTTCATATGTGTATTAACATCGTTTATTATAATGGAGCATTATGTGGATGATGCGGTCAGTAAAATGATCCCTTATGCATCAATTGCAGTATTTCTGCTCATTCGTTTTATAGGAGCGTCTTTGTTATATTTTGTTTATGTATGCGTGTATTCCGTTATACGATACCGCAAAATCCGCCTTTTCAAATGGTTTATAGTATATTTTAGTTTGTTGTATTTGCTGTTGCTTGGATTCATGTTGTTCGCCCGAGAACCAGAGGCAGGAAACGTAAAGGACAATTATATTCCGTTTCATACAATTGATTTATACCTCAATAACAATGTCGCACCGATTTATATTGCAACCAACTTGCTGGGCAATATCATTTTATTCATTCCTGTTGGGGCATTTTTATGCTACATCGTGCGCAACCGTCATGCTGCATCATTTTTATCATTATTTACAACCATCGGAATTGAAATGGCACAAAAATACTATACGATTGGTAGCTTTGATGTGGATGATATCTTGCTGAACTTTATTGGCGCATGGGTAGGGATACTATGTTGTAATGTGAGCTTGAAAAAAAGGCGAAGACCAAAATAG
- a CDS encoding MDR family MFS transporter — MVSKESNIRLVIIGLLLGILMAAMDNTIVATAIGTIVSDLGGLDKFVWVTSAYMVAVMAGMPIFGKLSDMYGRKRFYIFGLLVFLLGSVLCGMAQNIVQLSIFRAIQGIGGGALMPIAFTIVFDIFPVEKRGKMTGLLGAVFGMSSVFGPLLGAYITENISWHWVFYVNIPIGLISLFCIVKAYKETAPTTKQYIDWGGAITLIVAVVSVMFALELGGKEYAWSSAQIIGLFSVFVIFFISFLVIETKAKDPIISFWMFKQRVFATSQIIAFFYGATFVISTVFIPIFVQAVYGGSATSAGFVLMPMMLGSVAGSAIAGIFQTKTTYRNLMLLSIASFLVGTIFLSTMTPETTRMMVTLYMILVGFGVGFSFSLLPTSSVHNIDPRFRGSATSTNSFFRSLGMTLGVTIFGTIQNTTFTENLKNAFAGMNGGTNALGNMGDLKSIFEPATRAKIPAPILDKIVDAMSSSITHIFALSLIPLVLSAIAIVWMGNARVSVKKDENVNIEA, encoded by the coding sequence ATGGTTTCAAAAGAAAGTAATATTCGCCTTGTTATAATAGGTTTGCTACTGGGAATCTTGATGGCAGCTATGGATAATACAATTGTAGCAACAGCTATTGGAACAATTGTTTCCGATTTAGGCGGACTTGATAAGTTTGTGTGGGTCACATCAGCGTACATGGTCGCTGTAATGGCTGGTATGCCCATTTTCGGGAAGTTATCCGATATGTATGGCAGAAAACGATTTTATATATTTGGCTTATTAGTATTTCTACTTGGTTCTGTGCTATGCGGAATGGCCCAAAACATCGTGCAGCTCAGTATTTTCCGTGCTATTCAAGGCATTGGTGGCGGGGCATTAATGCCAATCGCCTTTACAATTGTTTTTGATATTTTTCCTGTTGAAAAGCGCGGCAAAATGACTGGCTTGCTAGGAGCCGTATTCGGGATGTCTAGTGTATTTGGTCCCCTTCTTGGTGCCTATATTACAGAAAATATTAGTTGGCACTGGGTTTTCTATGTAAACATTCCAATTGGTTTAATCTCTTTATTCTGTATCGTCAAAGCTTATAAGGAAACAGCTCCTACCACAAAGCAGTATATTGATTGGGGAGGTGCTATTACTTTAATTGTAGCCGTGGTCAGCGTTATGTTTGCGCTAGAGCTTGGCGGAAAAGAATACGCATGGAGCTCTGCACAAATTATTGGCTTGTTCAGCGTGTTTGTTATTTTCTTTATTTCCTTCTTAGTTATTGAAACAAAGGCGAAAGATCCTATTATTTCATTTTGGATGTTTAAACAACGCGTGTTTGCAACTTCACAAATCATCGCATTCTTCTATGGTGCAACGTTTGTCATTTCAACAGTGTTTATTCCCATCTTCGTGCAGGCTGTTTACGGTGGTTCTGCGACAAGCGCAGGCTTTGTATTAATGCCAATGATGCTCGGTTCTGTTGCAGGTAGCGCGATTGCGGGTATTTTTCAAACGAAAACCACCTATCGCAATCTGATGTTATTATCCATTGCCTCCTTCCTGGTGGGCACAATCTTTTTAAGTACGATGACACCAGAAACAACACGCATGATGGTAACTTTATATATGATATTGGTAGGGTTTGGTGTAGGCTTCTCCTTCTCACTGTTACCAACATCATCTGTTCATAATATAGATCCGCGTTTTCGTGGTTCTGCAACATCAACGAATTCCTTTTTCCGTTCGCTCGGTATGACGTTAGGTGTTACCATCTTTGGAACCATCCAAAACACTACGTTTACAGAGAATTTAAAGAATGCTTTTGCTGGAATGAACGGGGGAACAAATGCGCTAGGCAATATGGGGGATTTAAAGTCTATTTTTGAACCTGCCACACGCGCAAAAATTCCGGCTCCCATTTTAGATAAAATTGTAGATGCTATGTCATCTTCTATTACACATATCTTTGCCCTTTCCCTAATCCCACTTGTACTATCAGCTATTGCGATTGTATGGATGGGAAATGCACGGGTTTCCGTGAAGAAAGATGAAAATGTAAATATTGAGGCATAG
- a CDS encoding MFS transporter, which yields MPRKVWLLVIAMIINVTGSSFLWPFNTIYIHNHLGKSLSVAGMALLINSLAGVIGNLVGGIMFDKMGGYKSILSGIVITLSAVTGLVFFHDWPLYVVWLGMIGLGSGMVFPSMYAMVGAVWPEGGRRAFNAMYIGQNVGVAVGSALGGLVASFRIDYIFLANLTLYFVFFIIALIGFKDMQVTVDKVEKKVEKGSWKLTSSLQALLVMCVAYAICWIAYVQWQVTISAHMQDLDISLRSYSLLWTVNGALIVLAQPVVTAFIRRFNRSLKQQILIGTSIFIVSFLVVGQAEQFSMFMIGMLILTIGEMFVWPAVPTIANELAPEGKIGFYQGVVNSAATGGRMLGPWLGGLIVDLYNIQVLFMVLMVMLLVAMAAASLYDHKLKAKQAEEKIAV from the coding sequence ATGCCTCGAAAAGTATGGCTATTGGTCATTGCTATGATTATTAATGTGACAGGATCTTCTTTTTTATGGCCTTTTAACACTATCTATATTCATAATCATCTTGGTAAATCGTTATCAGTAGCGGGAATGGCCCTGTTGATTAACTCGCTTGCAGGTGTGATTGGGAACCTTGTCGGCGGCATTATGTTTGATAAAATGGGCGGCTACAAATCCATCTTGAGCGGTATTGTAATTACTTTATCAGCGGTGACGGGTCTTGTTTTTTTCCACGATTGGCCGCTTTATGTAGTATGGCTCGGAATGATTGGATTAGGGTCAGGTATGGTGTTTCCATCTATGTATGCGATGGTGGGGGCTGTTTGGCCGGAAGGTGGCCGAAGAGCGTTTAATGCGATGTATATCGGACAAAACGTAGGCGTTGCAGTTGGATCGGCACTAGGCGGCTTAGTTGCTTCCTTCCGTATTGACTATATATTTTTAGCCAATCTAACACTGTATTTTGTATTCTTTATCATTGCTTTGATCGGTTTTAAAGATATGCAAGTCACTGTAGATAAGGTTGAGAAAAAAGTAGAAAAAGGATCCTGGAAGCTGACGTCTTCCTTGCAGGCGTTATTGGTGATGTGCGTTGCGTATGCGATTTGCTGGATTGCTTATGTACAATGGCAGGTTACCATTTCCGCGCATATGCAGGATTTAGATATTAGTTTGCGTTCATACAGCTTATTGTGGACGGTGAACGGAGCGCTAATCGTATTAGCACAACCAGTTGTAACAGCATTTATCCGAAGATTTAACCGTTCTTTAAAACAACAAATTTTAATTGGTACGTCTATTTTTATTGTTTCATTTCTCGTTGTCGGACAGGCAGAACAGTTTAGCATGTTTATGATAGGGATGCTCATTTTAACGATTGGTGAAATGTTCGTATGGCCAGCTGTTCCAACAATTGCCAATGAATTGGCACCTGAAGGGAAAATCGGCTTTTATCAAGGTGTCGTAAATAGTGCGGCAACGGGTGGGCGGATGCTTGGTCCGTGGCTTGGCGGGCTAATTGTCGATTTATACAATATTCAAGTATTGTTTATGGTATTAATGGTAATGCTGTTGGTAGCAATGGCTGCAGCCAGTCTATATGATCATAAGTTAAAAGCAAAGCAAGCAGAAGAAAAAATAGCAGTTTGA
- a CDS encoding tetraprenyl-beta-curcumene synthase family protein — MKVPQNSVTLMARIYKRVMPAVHEELSYWRQRAQAIPNPELRKQALASIEHKTFHCEGGGILALLAGPHRRDVITFVVAYQTISDYLDNLCDRSTSLDPDDFAALHESMAHALTPSASKSNYYRYRTDQNDGEYLYDLVATCQRILQKTKHYDRIATDLQELASYYCDLQVHKHVAVHEREERLQNWFALYKEQLPDMRWYEFSACAGSTLGIFCLVAYAFHEHLSDEDICAIKQGYFPYLQGLHILLDYFIDQEEDKQGGDLNFCSYYESREEILKRLKHFVTETDRSTKQLPHAKFHRLIARGLLGVYLSDQKVHEQKDMKRMAKQIVKYGGLTSYFFYMNGKLYRKRA; from the coding sequence ATGAAAGTACCACAAAATTCTGTGACGTTAATGGCTCGTATTTATAAACGAGTGATGCCTGCTGTGCATGAAGAATTATCATATTGGCGTCAACGTGCCCAGGCTATTCCCAATCCAGAGCTTCGCAAGCAAGCACTCGCCAGTATTGAGCACAAAACCTTCCACTGTGAGGGCGGTGGTATTCTAGCACTGTTAGCCGGTCCGCATCGCCGTGATGTGATTACATTTGTAGTCGCATATCAAACAATTAGCGATTATTTGGATAATTTATGCGATAGGAGCACATCGCTGGATCCGGATGATTTTGCCGCGTTACATGAATCTATGGCGCATGCGTTAACTCCTTCGGCTTCAAAAAGCAATTATTACCGCTATCGTACGGATCAAAATGACGGAGAGTATTTGTATGATTTAGTTGCTACATGTCAACGTATCCTGCAGAAGACGAAGCACTATGACAGAATTGCAACAGATTTGCAGGAGCTTGCTTCTTATTATTGTGATTTACAGGTACATAAGCATGTGGCGGTGCATGAACGGGAGGAGCGGCTTCAGAATTGGTTTGCTTTGTATAAAGAGCAATTACCGGACATGCGGTGGTACGAATTTTCGGCTTGCGCCGGCTCTACGCTTGGTATTTTTTGTCTAGTGGCGTATGCATTTCATGAACACTTGAGTGATGAAGATATCTGTGCAATTAAACAAGGATATTTTCCGTACCTGCAAGGGCTGCATATCTTGCTCGACTACTTTATTGATCAAGAAGAAGACAAGCAGGGCGGAGATCTAAATTTTTGCAGCTATTATGAAAGTCGGGAAGAGATATTGAAGAGACTTAAGCATTTTGTAACGGAAACTGATCGCAGTACGAAGCAACTGCCGCATGCAAAGTTTCATCGCCTCATTGCCCGCGGTCTTCTTGGTGTATATCTTTCCGACCAAAAAGTACATGAGCAAAAGGATATGAAGAGAATGGCAAAGCAAATTGTAAAATATGGCGGTCTTACCTCGTATTTCTTTTACATGAACGGAAAACTGTATCGAAAACGCGCATAA
- a CDS encoding class I SAM-dependent methyltransferase — MKLDRILPFARLLLEKAVHPGDYAVDATMGNGHDTCFLANIVGPDGKVFAFDIQEEALEQTKKRLSEHNLMDRAILFHSSHDQLLDALPADANGRVTGAVFNLGYLPGGDKHIVTKPNSTIAAIRQLLQVMAPEGIIVLVIYHGHPEGQIERDEVIQFAMSLDQKKAHVLRYEFINQASHPPFIIAIEKR, encoded by the coding sequence ATGAAGCTGGATCGTATTTTACCGTTTGCGCGGTTGCTGCTTGAAAAAGCCGTGCACCCAGGTGATTATGCAGTGGATGCCACAATGGGAAACGGTCATGACACCTGTTTTTTAGCAAATATAGTAGGACCCGACGGAAAAGTATTTGCATTTGATATTCAAGAAGAAGCATTAGAGCAAACAAAAAAGCGCTTATCAGAGCACAATTTGATGGATCGTGCCATTTTATTTCACAGCAGTCATGATCAGTTGCTTGATGCATTGCCTGCCGATGCGAACGGTCGTGTAACTGGTGCTGTTTTTAACCTTGGCTACTTGCCGGGCGGCGATAAACATATTGTAACAAAGCCGAATTCTACAATTGCGGCTATTCGGCAATTGCTACAGGTGATGGCGCCGGAGGGAATCATTGTTCTCGTCATTTATCACGGCCATCCGGAAGGGCAAATTGAACGAGATGAAGTGATTCAGTTTGCGATGTCTCTTGACCAAAAAAAGGCGCATGTGCTGCGTTACGAATTTATTAACCAGGCCAGTCATCCACCTTTTATTATTGCGATAGAAAAGCGATAA
- a CDS encoding glycosyltransferase family 1 protein — MKIAIFTDTFTPQVNGVAKTLERFTRYLAQRNIEYYVFAPENPAEEHVMTNVKKLKSIPLALYPECRLAIPNPMRLKRDLLQFKPDIIHVATPFNMGLCGMYYAKKLNIPLVGSYHTDFDAYLQYYKMEFFSNMLWNYLKWFHSSLQKTFVPSLETLKQLKRKGFCDLHIWSRGVDCSLYHPHYDANIVRERYHIKAEHIICWVGRIAPEKDIETLAHVIRKLHLKQRHSIHWLLVGDGPASADLQEACTENVTFTGYLKGEELASIYAASSLMVFPSPTETFGNVVLESLACGTPVIGADAGGVKNIITHGKNGMLCSPKQADLFVNATETLLDDSNLRQEMRLYAQEYALSQSWDSIFTNLLKHYEDAIQAPQEELLA; from the coding sequence ATGAAGATTGCCATCTTTACCGATACGTTTACACCGCAGGTCAACGGTGTTGCTAAAACGCTTGAGCGCTTTACCCGTTACTTAGCGCAACGAAACATAGAATATTACGTGTTCGCACCAGAAAATCCTGCAGAAGAACACGTGATGACAAATGTAAAAAAGCTAAAAAGCATTCCTCTAGCCTTGTATCCCGAATGCCGGCTTGCCATCCCGAATCCCATGCGTTTAAAACGTGATTTATTACAATTTAAGCCCGATATTATCCATGTGGCAACGCCCTTTAACATGGGCCTTTGCGGTATGTATTACGCGAAAAAACTAAATATTCCTCTTGTTGGCTCATACCATACTGATTTTGATGCTTACTTACAGTATTATAAAATGGAATTTTTCTCAAATATGCTGTGGAACTATCTCAAGTGGTTTCATAGTTCCCTTCAGAAAACATTTGTCCCTTCTTTAGAAACATTAAAACAACTGAAACGAAAAGGGTTTTGCGACCTTCATATTTGGAGTCGCGGTGTGGACTGTAGCCTATATCATCCACATTACGACGCAAATATCGTACGTGAGCGCTATCATATTAAAGCAGAGCATATTATATGTTGGGTAGGGCGAATTGCCCCGGAAAAAGATATCGAGACACTTGCACATGTTATTAGAAAACTGCATTTAAAACAAAGACACTCTATCCATTGGTTACTCGTAGGCGATGGCCCTGCATCAGCCGATTTACAAGAAGCTTGTACGGAAAATGTCACTTTTACGGGCTATCTAAAAGGGGAAGAGCTTGCCTCCATCTATGCCGCCTCCTCCCTGATGGTCTTTCCATCTCCTACCGAGACATTCGGCAATGTTGTGCTAGAATCGTTAGCCTGCGGCACTCCGGTAATCGGTGCGGATGCAGGTGGTGTGAAAAATATTATTACACACGGAAAAAACGGCATGCTATGTTCCCCTAAGCAAGCGGACTTGTTTGTAAACGCGACAGAAACTCTACTAGACGATTCCAATTTACGACAGGAAATGAGACTGTATGCGCAAGAATACGCCCTCTCTCAAAGCTGGGATTCTATCTTTACAAACCTTCTGAAGCATTATGAAGATGCCATTCAAGCGCCACAAGAAGAGCTATTGGCATAA
- a CDS encoding gamma carbonic anhydrase family protein, with amino-acid sequence MIYPYKDKQPHIAKSAFIADFVTITGDVKIGEESSIWFNTVIRGDVSPTIIGNRVNVQDQCTLHQSPKYPLILEDDVTVGHQVILHSCTIRKEALIGMGSIVLDGAEIGEGAFIGAGSLVPQGKKIPPNTLAFGRPAKVVRELTEEDRIDMARIRREYVEKGQFYKNLQNGR; translated from the coding sequence ATGATCTATCCGTATAAAGACAAGCAGCCTCACATTGCCAAGAGCGCTTTTATCGCTGATTTTGTGACCATTACCGGCGATGTGAAAATTGGTGAAGAATCCAGCATTTGGTTTAATACTGTTATCCGCGGCGACGTGTCGCCCACTATTATCGGAAATCGTGTAAATGTGCAGGATCAATGCACATTGCATCAAAGTCCCAAATATCCGCTAATTTTAGAAGATGACGTTACAGTCGGGCATCAGGTTATTCTACATAGCTGCACCATTCGAAAGGAGGCGCTCATCGGCATGGGATCCATTGTCCTCGATGGTGCTGAAATTGGTGAAGGTGCATTTATCGGTGCCGGCAGTTTAGTGCCTCAAGGCAAGAAGATTCCGCCAAATACATTGGCATTCGGGCGTCCAGCCAAAGTCGTGCGCGAATTGACAGAAGAAGACCGAATTGATATGGCTCGTATTCGTCGTGAATATGTAGAAAAAGGGCAGTTTTATAAGAACCTGCAAAACGGTAGGTGA
- a CDS encoding alpha/beta hydrolase encodes MWKWRAEKPKAVVVMVHGAMEHHGRYAELGDMWTANGYHVVMGDLPGHGTSSRNRGHIDSFQEYIEEVLLWIEEAQGEGLPVFLLGHSMGGLIVIRTLQETGMQVAGVILSSPCLGVVAQPPAYLRAASHILNRVMPRLRVASNLTVEMATRNKEIRDQMENDSLYLRKVSVRWYSELVKGIALAHTKQDRFPNVPLLLMQACEDKIVDKSAVRTWFDKLKINEKTYKEWDKCYHELFNEYEREEIFAMAYRFTEAHIKQR; translated from the coding sequence ATGTGGAAATGGCGTGCAGAGAAGCCAAAGGCAGTGGTCGTAATGGTACACGGTGCGATGGAGCATCATGGGCGATATGCGGAGCTTGGAGATATGTGGACTGCGAACGGCTATCATGTTGTGATGGGAGACTTGCCCGGGCACGGAACGAGTTCGCGCAACAGAGGACATATTGACAGCTTTCAAGAATATATAGAGGAGGTTCTACTTTGGATAGAAGAAGCACAAGGAGAGGGGCTGCCAGTTTTTCTGCTTGGACACAGCATGGGTGGGTTGATTGTTATTCGGACATTGCAGGAAACTGGTATGCAGGTGGCTGGGGTCATTTTAAGTTCTCCTTGTTTAGGGGTTGTCGCGCAGCCGCCTGCTTATTTACGCGCCGCTTCTCATATCTTAAACCGGGTGATGCCACGTCTGCGTGTTGCTTCTAATCTGACAGTGGAAATGGCAACAAGAAACAAAGAAATCCGTGATCAAATGGAGAACGATTCTTTATATTTACGAAAAGTGTCTGTGCGCTGGTATAGTGAGCTTGTAAAAGGAATCGCTTTGGCTCATACAAAACAGGATCGCTTTCCAAATGTGCCGCTTCTTTTAATGCAAGCATGCGAAGATAAAATTGTTGATAAATCTGCAGTACGTACTTGGTTTGATAAATTAAAAATCAATGAAAAAACGTATAAAGAATGGGATAAGTGTTATCATGAATTATTTAATGAGTATGAGCGAGAAGAGATTTTTGCGATGGCTTACCGTTTTACAGAAGCCCATATTAAGCAGAGGTGA
- a CDS encoding TIGR01212 family radical SAM protein (This family includes YhcC from E. coli K-12, an uncharacterized radical SAM protein.) — protein sequence MQNLFPFSNDNKRYHTWNYHLRKQFGTKVFKVSLDAGFDCPNRDGTVAFGGCTFCSAAGSGDFAGSRTEDVITQFHNIKTKMHTKWKNGKYMAYFQAFTNTHAPVEVLKQTFEPVLAQEGVVGISIATRPDCLPDDVVKYLADLNKRTYLWVELGLQTVHERTALLINRAHDYQTYIEGVDKLRKHNIRVCSHIINGLPLETYDMMMETAHEVAKLDIQGIKIHLLHLLKGTPMVKQYEKGLLNFLSLEEYVALVVDQLEVIPPDVIVHRITGDGPPELMIGPMWSMNKWNVLNSIDAEFARRDSWQGKFVEGMVKG from the coding sequence ATGCAAAATCTATTTCCGTTTTCGAACGACAATAAACGTTATCATACATGGAATTATCATCTGCGCAAGCAATTCGGCACAAAGGTGTTCAAGGTCTCTCTCGATGCAGGGTTTGATTGTCCAAACCGCGATGGAACAGTGGCATTTGGTGGCTGTACCTTTTGCAGCGCTGCTGGATCTGGGGATTTTGCTGGAAGCCGGACGGAGGATGTTATCACACAATTTCATAACATTAAAACAAAAATGCATACAAAATGGAAAAACGGCAAATACATGGCGTATTTTCAAGCCTTCACTAATACCCATGCCCCGGTTGAAGTATTAAAACAAACCTTTGAACCAGTTTTGGCGCAAGAAGGCGTTGTCGGTATTTCCATCGCAACCCGTCCGGATTGCCTACCTGACGATGTGGTGAAATATTTGGCCGATTTAAACAAACGAACATACTTGTGGGTAGAACTCGGGTTACAAACTGTTCATGAACGCACCGCACTTTTAATCAACCGTGCTCATGACTACCAAACATATATAGAAGGTGTAGATAAACTCCGCAAACACAACATTCGTGTGTGCTCTCACATTATCAATGGCCTTCCGCTTGAAACATATGACATGATGATGGAAACAGCACATGAAGTTGCAAAATTAGATATTCAAGGAATTAAAATTCATCTGTTACACCTGTTAAAGGGCACGCCGATGGTAAAGCAATATGAAAAAGGTTTGCTTAACTTTCTATCGCTAGAAGAGTATGTTGCTCTTGTTGTGGATCAGTTGGAAGTGATACCGCCTGATGTGATTGTACATCGCATTACTGGTGACGGCCCGCCTGAGTTAATGATTGGTCCTATGTGGAGCATGAACAAATGGAATGTATTAAACAGCATTGATGCGGAGTTTGCGCGCCGTGACAGCTGGCAAGGTAAGTTTGTAGAAGGGATGGTAAAGGGATGA
- a CDS encoding PadR family transcriptional regulator — protein sequence MNVKLVVLGLLMEKNRHPYEIQQILQQSHMKYYMKITKGSLYYNFERLEEQGFIAVTDIISDTPRPEKTVYGVTENGVKEFNQLLLEQIGKQENMQRAIHEALLFAQYGDIEPMISKLEEKVAETKLYLTTMETVYEKKYRQENLAIGYILTSVILHLRTELLVLTNLCHDMKTKKLTEKGIDVLRIIDPSQ from the coding sequence ATGAATGTAAAGCTAGTGGTGCTCGGTCTTCTTATGGAAAAGAATAGACACCCTTATGAAATTCAGCAAATCCTGCAGCAAAGTCATATGAAATACTATATGAAAATCACAAAGGGTTCTTTATATTACAATTTTGAGAGGCTAGAGGAACAGGGCTTCATAGCGGTCACAGATATTATTTCGGATACACCAAGACCTGAAAAAACAGTGTACGGGGTAACGGAGAATGGCGTGAAAGAATTTAATCAATTGTTATTAGAACAAATTGGAAAACAGGAAAATATGCAGCGTGCTATCCATGAAGCACTGTTATTCGCTCAATATGGAGATATTGAGCCGATGATTTCCAAGCTTGAAGAGAAGGTTGCTGAAACGAAATTGTATTTGACAACAATGGAAACGGTATACGAGAAGAAATACCGACAGGAAAATCTAGCCATTGGTTATATTCTCACCAGCGTCATTTTACACTTACGCACTGAATTGCTTGTTCTTACGAATTTGTGTCATGATATGAAAACGAAAAAATTGACTGAAAAAGGCATTGATGTATTACGAATAATTGACCCTTCCCAGTAA